AAAGACTACAAAAAATATAAGACGAGGCTAAAAAAAGTCTCAGGGTCATTCAAGGCATGATATTAACAAGGTCAAGGTAACTTGAGATTCTATATTGATAAGGTACCAAAAATGCTATATTGACAGAGTTATGTAATGAAAATCTAATAAACATAGCACCTTTCTGGAAACGCATTGTTTTGTTGAGCAAAAACGACatagctgtggtaatcatgGGTAGCTGTGGTAGGTATGGCCGCATCTAccgttagaagtaatacaatTGTGCTGCAATTTGATTGGACCATAATTTTTTGGTTTGCTGGTTGACTTCATGTGTGTATTTGAAACATGAACAAAAAcactaatatataaaaatattaaaaaatgataaaaaagtttaaaaatgaaacagaaaataaatgaaacatGCTTGAAAAGTGTCTGCCACACACACACTAAGATCTAGAATATACAAGAGATGTGCATAAATGGAGACTAAGATAGAAGCGTTTGGTGAAGTTATTGAAGATCTCAAGACATGTAAGACAAAATTGTAACAATGCTCCGTAAATGTATCAAGAACTGAAGCATGTTTAAGTCATGTTAATATAGACTGATATATTCTAGTGACTTAATAAAGTTTCTAGTATTTGTCTAATACGTTTGAAGAAGTTACATTAAGAAAAGAGGTTGAATGGAAATAAACAATCATTGTGTTTTGTGTGGGGATGATGCATATTTTGTTTTACTCATCCTGCTAGTTGGAATACTGGCAATGCTGCTGTAGCTTCAGTCAGCGATGCTGTTGCACTTACAGCCCAACATTACAAATAGCTGCTTGCGGAACCTGTTTCCCAAGATGCAATACAGAAAGAACTTAATGCTGTGATTGATATAAAGCAGAACCCTGGCAATCTGTCTGCACAGGATGTAAAGAGCCATGTCATTTGTTTGTGAGAGGTCAAAGTAGGGCGCACCCTGCCCGCGAAGTATGTCAAGGATGACTGCTGGGGCGGTGAGCAAAAGGAAAGTGCTCGTAGCACTGAGCAACATTATTGTCAGCTTTTGTGAGATGGTACCCTGTCGTTGTTCCGACTTCTTTCGCTGTTGAAAGTTGTTCGTCATTTTGCGTTTTCTCGCATTAGCTTTAGATAAGCTCACGATGATGATAATATTCATCACAAGCAAAAGAGTGAAGGGCAGAAAACTGTAGACAGTCGCATCTACCCATGGCCATATAAACTCATAGAAGTATCGATATTCTTGATCGCCTGTGCATATTTGACCGACATATGTTGTTGTAAAGAAGAAGTGCATATTTATTCCAGCACAGATAACTGCAACGACGGCTAAGACGCCGGCAGCACGCCCTCTGGTGGCATGCTTGTATGCTTTAAGAGAAGCTATAACAACTGCGGCTCTGTGCACGGTCATAGCTACCAAGGTCCACACGGCCACATCAAAGCTCCagtattgaaaaaaattgacgGCTTTGCACGCTTCTGGACTATAGTTTAATAGGTCTACTTGAAAGACTTCAACAACCCACCTACGCAGGCAACCAATGAACATAACTGTTGTGTCAACAAGTGCAAGCGATGCCATGTAGAAGGCAGTTGATGAAGACCTCATTGGCCGTCTTACCATTACAGCAAAGCTTAACAAGTTTCCTATGCTTCCAAATACAAACAGAGTGAAGAGCACGTATTTGCCGATAATCGTTGAAGCTTTGTAACGAGAGTCACTGTGGACATTATTCCAGTATACCTGCCAATGGAGAATCTCATAGAGTTATATCCTTAATCTTTCATAACAGCAATTGGTATCAGAAATAGATGAACAAATGCTATGACCTAAATCAAACTGTATACCGAATATCAATTGTATACCAAATGTCAACTGTATACCGAATATCAACTGTATACTGAATATCAACTGTATACCGAATATCAACTGTATACCGAATATCAACTGTATACCGATAATCAACTGTATACCGAATATCAACTGTATGCTGAATATCAACTGTATACCGAATATCAACTGTATACTGAATATCAACTGTATACCGAATATCAACTGCATACCGAATATCAACTGCATACTAAATATCAGCTGTATACTGAATATCAACTGTATGCCGAATATCAACTGTATACCGAATATCAATTGTATACCGAATATCAACTGTATACCGAATATCAACTGTATACCGAATATTAACTGTATACCGAATATCAACTGTATACCGAATATCAACTGTATACCGAATATCAACTGTATACCGAATATCAACTGTATACCGAATATCAACTGCATACCGAATATCAACTGTATACCGAATATCAACTGTATACCGAATAGCAACTGTATACCGAATATCAACTGTATACCGAATATCAACTGTATACCGAATATCAACTGTATACCGAATATCAACTGTATACCGAATATCAACTGTATACCGAATATCAACTGTATACCGAATATCAACTGTATACCGAATATTAACTGTATACCGAATATCAACTGTATACCGAATATCAACTGTATACCGAATATCAACTGTATACCGAATATCAACTGCATACCGAATATCAACTGTATACCGAATATCAACTGTATACCGAATAGCAACTGTATACCGAATATCAACTGTATACCGAATATCAACTGTATACCGAATATCAACTGTATACCGAATATCAACCGTATACCGAATATCAACCGTACACCGAATATCAACCGTATACCGAATATCAACCGTATACAGAATATCAACCGTATACAGAATATCAACCGTATACCGAATATCAACCGTATACCGAATATCAACCGTATACCGAATACTAACCGTATACCGAATATCAAATGTATACCGAATATCAACTGTATACCGAATATCAAATGTATACTGAATatcaactgtatctctaacaaTCTTTTGTCATAAAAAGATGATTTTCACCTCATCTAGATCTTTTGTGGTTGCATTTCCTTCATCCATCACCTCTCTTTAGCTGATGATTTCAGCCAGGCCAGTATTTcctttttatgattttaatggATCTGCAGCCATATtagaaagtacatgtacatggtaCATCTAGCCCTTTGATATTGTACATACCCAGCTATTATAATGATCTCCTTGAAtcacacaaaataaaataatgaaataatacaTCGGCCTGACCAAAGGTAAAAAATATGGAGCTGTCTTGCGTTTTCTACACGCAGAACAGTGTTGTGTTGGCCATTATTGCTGAAACAATATGGAAAAtgtaatttatgtaaattagCAAAGATAGAAAATTTCTTAGAGAGCATCTAGATGATGATCCTAAAGTTTTTAATGATCCTAAAACTTGTCCAATGCCCACCTCGACAATACCTAAAAAACAACTGATTACTTGTGTTACTGAATATTCTACTATTTAAGGAACAAAAAAGTTACATTTACAAAAGTGAAATCAGTCTGGCACATGGAGCATGATAACTATTATGGCTTATGAGAAATAGACCTCAACTACATGATCACAGGCTATCCTTCGTTATTAGCTATTGATACATATTCAGTTAATAACATTTAACATGATCATGGAATATATCCACTTATGCTTCTATGTATATTCCTATATTGCACATTTCGGTAGTTCTATGGGGAGTTAAGGGAAACTGTATTCAAAGATCAGCAAGAGCTTCTTCAGGGATTTGCTGCATTCCTGCTGCCTGCTCAGGCCTTAGCCTGTGGGGAACGCTGTTACAGAGACTGCATACAGTTTGAAAAAGCAAGGAGATTTTTACGCCGAATCGAGGTATGGTGGAGGTTGTTTTTGCTAATCATTACAGATATAACAGGTTTTGGTTCCATCAAAGCTcaaatttctatatttgtacCAATAACTAAATCATAAAGCCATTTCTGATAAAACATAGAAACTTTATGCcaagttaattttaatttattttcctATCGTTAAGCAGTATATCCTTGCTCCATAATCTATATCTATAAAACTAAGTGTTTGCATTTTTGTCTTGTATGTATTCAGTGAATAGTAATTAGTCAAAATATGTTGACCGCGAaaaatattggttaaaatatttgttaggcCTTGTTTTTGGCATTGCATTGGTTCGGCATATCAAAGTTGTATTACTACTCTTTGTAAGGCAAAAattatttcctttttaaaagtttgttctGGCAGGATACAAGCTAATTATTGAattttgtgttttgtttttCTTTCGAAAGGTTTTTAAAAGCCTTATATTCATTGCTTATTTTTATAACTTGTCTTTTAAATGACTATCAACGTCTGCTTGAGTTGACAAGAGGTGGTCGCTTCAATTGACTACACAACATTATCGATCTACTACAGTTAGGGATAATAGTTGATACCAATGATGTTCCCATGGTAAAAGATGATGCAGACCATATTATAGATGATCAATAATCAATTAACAATCGACCTACTACAATCAGTACTCATAAACAGTCTAGTATGCAGTATAATGGAAGTCTTGTGTGATTAATCTAAATGATGACTGTTAGTGTTTCTTTATCGCTGCCTCTGCAGCTATGCGTATAAACATCAATCAGTATTAGAACACAACATGCATTTCCTTAGATAGCAAATAAGAAAGCTCTACGTTGACTTGCCATTTGGTCAGTTTGGTTGGTTTTCCATCAATTTTCCACCCTCCTTCCTATTGATAGACCTTCTCGTGTTTATACGCTACACCAGGATATGCACGCATGCTAACTAATAAGTATTAGACTATGGTTCTAGGGCCAGCTCTGCTTCGAGTTGAATATACCATATCAGATATCTTATACTCCAGTACTGAGTAAATATTTGAACTTATCAAACAGTGTTTGTCTTTAAATTATCTATACATATCATGGTTGTGACATTTGCACTTGTATATTCCTTTTGACTTGCAACTACAAGCTAATTTTTTATATGATTCAATGAATGTATATAGTATCAGAAGAGAGCATGGTTGTACCGTAGTGTGTTAAGAATTATTCTAGCTCACTCAACATTTATGAGCGTTTAGTATCACAGTGTCAGCACTCCAGGCTTAGCAAGGTCTGTCAAATGTATTATCAAGTTGCAGTCTTGTGGTGGTAATGAGAATATTTTAGAAAACACATCTTTCTGTTCCCGTATTAGCACCAGTGAGTTAACCTATGAATATACATACTGAAGCTTGCCTAACAAGGTGCTGTTCAAATGGAATGGTTACGATAATGCCTCATGCAACAGCTAGTGGAGTTGTGGTATCTTTTTTGCTCTGGAACTCACCCTGAACAGTGTTGATAGGTCGGATGAGTGAAGCTGGTAGCTGCTTGGCTTCTTACCATATGAATTTTACGTtacaacaattacaatattttGGTGAAACTTATCTACGCTACACGGTGCCTTGAAGGTATcatggagttgttctctcatcTTTTATCATTTTGGCTGTTGGATTGCTGTTGTGtatggtatcaaaagattcaccatgtcgtactcttgtgttgtaggtgcaaaatatgtgggaatgtgattacaagctcttgaaagctaaaaaaacaaacagttaatcgcagccacgcgagaccgccatagtgtggaatctctttccaaaacggctcaaatgggacgtagttgtaggagatggtttctgtttacattttcatgcaagctcactcgtcgaaatattttcacaaatatacttcacgcattcaataaaaccatgtctattgttcttacgcgtctatttcatcgtcattgtaatgctgtcacttttagcactgataccttataacataccgtaaaaatttgtttaattttttaaccttagcccgaaagagtacatatcattgtctgataatcatgatgagcctgttggtcacctgtgataatcgaaaagtgctgcaaaaattatttgcaacgTATTGGGtcccatgatcagattacgacttgacgactAGATCAAGCcggaacaaaactgtaaagtagcgagtattttatatttgatacagggtcttcggtaaaacttgaagtgtttgtcataaactagtactacgataagttttatattgagctttttattggcctttcaattcacgcgagaacatcacgtgacaagacgataaccaagtTTCGTTattacatcagagaaataaacagattccaatctacggcggcttttcgtttttgagcttttaagagcttgtaatcacattttcacatatttggcacctgcaatacaacagagtatgacatggtgaatcttttgataccaaataactgtaatgtgaattttattgcaagtcaacctttaaaattttgttctgTGCCATTCTTTAAATATTTGCACTCACCCTTTATGATAATGTATAGTATTTTGGTCAGTTACTAAGTTATGCAGAAGTGTAAGAATCCGTGAGGTAGGTTTCGTAAGGTAACTATTTCAGTTTTGTTAAGTAAAGTTAATAAAACATCCACATGTAAGTTACCTTATATAGAATCATTAAcaaagagaaatttttgttagcAACCTTACCGGGAAGCTATAATTTAGTCTTCAGGTTTCTGTGCATGCAATGGATGAGCTAAAGGCTTCTCATTCGCAGAGCCTCACGTACCAGCAAACTTAATATCACTTGTCTTTAGGTCTACTTTGGAGCTCGGTCTAAATTGTTCCTCAAACTAATGAAGCTGCTGAGAAGGTGTGATACATCTGAGCCAAAGGAAGAGTTGCGCACTATTATATGCAGTCTCTTGAAGCGACATACGACATTACTAGAGGAGTTCAATCAGTTCTTCGCAGATGCCGCTCCTCCCGAAAGGTTACCAGCTACGCTTGTtgtctaaataaaatatttatgtgaAATAACATGTAGCCTCTCTCGCAAGGTTATCAGCTGCGTTATCTAAGATAAAGTTTGTAGGAGAGGGGATGTTTCTCTTAAAAAGTAACTAGCCTCTGTTGCTATCAAGGTAGACAATCATGAAGGAAGAGATTCTCTTCTATGTAAAAA
Above is a window of Watersipora subatra chromosome 3, tzWatSuba1.1, whole genome shotgun sequence DNA encoding:
- the LOC137392198 gene encoding galanin receptor 2a-like → MDEGNATTKDLDEVYWNNVHSDSRYKASTIIGKYVLFTLFVFGSIGNLLSFAVMVRRPMRSSSTAFYMASLALVDTTVMFIGCLRRWVVEVFQVDLLNYSPEACKAVNFFQYWSFDVAVWTLVAMTVHRAAVVIASLKAYKHATRGRAAGVLAVVAVICAGINMHFFFTTTYVGQICTGDQEYRYFYEFIWPWVDATVYSFLPFTLLLVMNIIIIVSLSKANARKRKMTNNFQQRKKSEQRQGTISQKLTIMLLSATSTFLLLTAPAVILDILRGQGAPYFDLSQTNDMALYILCRQIARVLLYINHSIKFFLYCILGNRFRKQLFVMLGCKCNSIAD